The region AAAAGTTTTGAGTATTAAGTATTAAGATGATAGATGTCTTGATACTTAATACTTTTGTCTTAATTCAATTAAAATGGCAAACTTAAAAGAAATACGTAACAGAATCAATTCGGTATCATCAACCATGCAGATTACTTCTGCAATGAAGATGGTTTCTGCTGCAAAATTAAAAAAGGCGCAAGATGCAATTACAGCTATGCGTCCGTATGCAGAAAAATTAACCGAATTAATTCAAAACATCAGTGCAACACTTGAAGGCGATGCTGCAGGTGTATACGCTGAACAACGCGAAGTAAACAAAGTTTTATTAGTTGTAATTACATCAAACCGTGGTTTATGTGGTGCTTTTAATGCAAACGTTATTAAAGCTACACGTAATTTAATTGATAAAACCTACGCAGGTCAGCAAGTTGATGTTTTAACAATTGGTAAAAAAGGTTTTGATTTAGTAGGAAAAACCGAAACTGTTTTTGCTAACCGTAGTGATTTGTTTGATGCTTTAACTTTTGTTAATGTAGAAGCGGTTGCACAACAAATTATGGATGCGTTTATTGATGGTGCTTATGATAGAGTAGAATTGGTGTATAACCAATTTAAAAATGCGGCTACACAAATTGTTTTAA is a window of Myroides sp. JBRI-B21084 DNA encoding:
- the atpG gene encoding ATP synthase F1 subunit gamma, giving the protein MANLKEIRNRINSVSSTMQITSAMKMVSAAKLKKAQDAITAMRPYAEKLTELIQNISATLEGDAAGVYAEQREVNKVLLVVITSNRGLCGAFNANVIKATRNLIDKTYAGQQVDVLTIGKKGFDLVGKTETVFANRSDLFDALTFVNVEAVAQQIMDAFIDGAYDRVELVYNQFKNAATQIVLTEQFLPLKPIETESNATVDYLYEPSKEEIILNLIPTSLKTQLFKAVLDSNAAEHGARMTAMHKATDNAKDLRDQLKLTYNKARQAAITNEILEIVGGAEALNN